A stretch of Melospiza georgiana isolate bMelGeo1 unplaced genomic scaffold, bMelGeo1.pri scaffold_29, whole genome shotgun sequence DNA encodes these proteins:
- the LOC131096353 gene encoding serine/threonine-protein kinase pim-1-like, with protein MHSNKQGDCCASVQESGLCICAQRCKVPVFGQTEGLSPGRAGLERGARGASGERTRGRTAPGRAMPPARPRPRAGLLRARPRPSRRGLASARLWLYWRWRCRAGISAGGGDGIAAFCHRLARPRPRPRPRPRPRPRPRPRPRLLPGPAEHTRGAAAPAASAAASPARAPPLGSAAAGPEPPVPRSRERTPGHGRPGAGEGRSGAVAGPGPSADSRVPPAGTAQEALQERYRLGSLLGRGGFGRVFAATRLSDGAPVAIKRVPRNRVRHWGELPDGTSAPLEIVLLAKVSTGFPGVVQLLEWLELPNCIVMVLERPEQCQDLQRFIRARRFLPEEEARELFRQVLEAVRHCTSCGVLHRDIKPENILVDMDTGQAKLIDFGCGTYLQDTVYTHFAGTLSYSPPEWNDFGWYHGEPATIWSLGILLHQMVCGEHPFRRGQNLSWGQLPLPQRLSQECKDLIRWCLSVNSLDRPALEDLCCDPWVWDIPLP; from the exons ATGCACAGCAACAAGCAAGGGGATTGCTGTGCCAGTgtgcaggagtcagggctctgcatcTGCGCTCAGCGCTGCAAAGTTCCCGTGTTTGGGCAGACggaggggctgtccccggggcgcGCGGGGCTCGAACGTGGGGCTCGTGGGGCGAGCGGGGAACGGACACGGGGACGAACGGCCCCG gGCCGGGCcatgcccccggcccgcccccggccccgggcggggctgctccgtgcccggccccggccgtccCGCCGCGGTCTCGCCTCCGCCCGGCTCTGGCTGTACTGGCGGTGGCGCTGCCGGGCGGGCATCAGTGCCGGGGGCGGGGACGGCATCGCCGCCTTTTGCCACCGCCTGGCCcgaccccggccccggccccggccccggccccggccccgaccccgaccccggccccggccccggctcctcccggggcCCGCGGAGCACACACgcggcgcggccgctcccgccgcctccgctGCGGCTTCCCCGGCCCGAGCTCCGCCGctcggcagcgcggccgccggccccgagcctcCCGTGCCGCGTTCCCGGGAGCGAACGCCTGGGCAtggccggcccggggcgggtGAGGGGCGCTCGGGGGCCGTTGCTGGCCCCGGACCGAGCGCTGACAGCCGCGTCCCGCCCGCAGGGACGGcgcaggaggccctgcaggagcgGTACCGTCTGGGATCGCTGCTGGGGCGCGGCGGCTTCGGCAGAGTCTTCGCGGCCACGAGGCTCTCGGACGGCGCCCCG GTGGCCATCAAAAGGGTGCCACGGAACCGCGTCCGGCACTGGGGCGAGCTG CCCGACGGCACCAGCGCACCCCTGGAGAtcgtgctgctggccaaggtgtCCACTGGCTTCCCCGGTGTggtccagctgctggagtggcTCGAGCTCCCCAACTGCATCGTGATGGTGCTGGAGCGGCCAGAGCAGTGTCAGGACCTGCAGCGTTTCATTCGGGCACGGCGGTTCCTGCCCGAGGAGGAGGCGCGGGAGCTGTTCcgccaggtgctggaggccgtgcggcactgcaccagctgcggggtcctgcacagggacatcaAGCCAGAGAACATCCTGGTTGACATGGACACCGGGCAGGCCAAACTGATTGACTTTGGCTGTGGCACCTACCTGCAGGACACAGTCTACACTCACTTTGCAG GAACACTGTCGTACAGCCCCCCAGAATGGAATGACTTTGGCTGGTACCATGGCGAGCCAGCTAccatctggtccctgggcatcctgctgCACCAGATGGTCTGCGGGGAGCACCCTTTCAGGAGGGGCCAGAACCTCAGCTGGGGCCAGCTCCCGCTGCCACAAAGGCTCTCTCAAG AGTGCAAAGACCTGATCAGGTGGTGTTTATCTGTGAACTCCTTGGACAGACCCGCACTGGAAGACCTGTGCTGTGATCCTTGGGTGTGGGATATTCCTCTGCCATAG